TATATTTCAACACCAAATTTTGCATAGATTCGACTGGTATTTTTATCTTTTTCAGCCTTTTTGTCTTTAATGTTATTCCATTTACGACCCATTGGATTCACTCTCTTTCAGTTTTCTAGATATAAAGCAAGGTAACTTGTACCTAATCATTAAGTATTTGAGACTGTAATATTATACACCAATTTTAGTAAGAAGAAAAAGTTAATAATTTACTTGGATTTAAATATCCCTTTAATTTATTTCCTTCATTATTTTATTTAATAAAACTTCACAGCCTTCTTTAACTAAATCGTACGTTTCTTGAAAATCACCTGTGTAGTATGGATCTGGTACATCTTTTTTGTGTGGAGTTAAATCTAAGAATCGAAAAATTTTAGGATGATCGGGTTGCCCTAGCATTTCACGAATATTACGGACATTACTCGAATCCATTCCAATTATGTAGTCAAACTGTTCAAAATCGCATTCCTGCAGCTGACGTGCTTTCATTCCCGTAGTTGATATTTGATACTCCTTTAATTTAGACAAAGTCCCTTTATGTGGTGCTTCCCCAACGTGCCATCCACTTGTTGCAGCAGAGTCCACAGTAACGTTATCACTCAATCCATTTTTTTCAACTAAATCACGCATAACGGCCTCCGCCATTGGTGAACGACATATATTACCTAAACATACAAACAAAACTCTGATCATTTTCTATTCACCTCTATAACGATATTCTAAAGAAAACACTCTCCGAATTGTTGGAGAGTGTTTAAACTAAATACTATTTCTTTTTCAATTCTTCTAAAACCCCGATAAGACGATTCAACTCATTTTCTAAATGCTGTGTTGCTGCCTCTCTACCCTCTTTTCCTGCCTCAACAGTAAAAGGTTCGCCATAAATTAAATATCCTTTTTTTCTTTTTAATACTTCTTTTACATTACGTGGACCTATATACGCAGCAGGCACAATTTTTCCCTTTGACAGTTGAGCGATAGTGATAGCACCTTGCTTTAGTTCGGCGTTTTCCGTCGATCTTGTTCCACTTGGGAAAATACCTACTATCTTACCTTCTTTAATTAATTGTCGCGGAATTTTAATAACACTCGGCCCTGGATTTTCACGATCAACAGGAAATGCATTTAAATTTTTTACTAACGGCCCTAATATTTTCATATCGAATAATTGTTTTTTTGCCATAAAGTGAACTGGACGAGGATATATCGATACACCTAAGTTTAAAATATCTACATAACCATTATGGGTACATGCCACGATGTAGCCTTCATCTTTTGGCAAATTTTCTTTTCCATA
Above is a genomic segment from Lysinibacillus sp. PLM2 containing:
- a CDS encoding protein-tyrosine-phosphatase; translation: MRDLVEKNGLSDNVTVDSAATSGWHVGEAPHKGTLSKLKEYQISTTGMKARQLQECDFEQFDYIIGMDSSNVRNIREMLGQPDHPKIFRFLDLTPHKKDVPDPYYTGDFQETYDLVKEGCEVLLNKIMKEIN
- the plsC gene encoding 1-acyl-sn-glycerol-3-phosphate acyltransferase is translated as MLYNLGANLVNAFLTINGAKAKVYGKENLPKDEGYIVACTHNGYVDILNLGVSIYPRPVHFMAKKQLFDMKILGPLVKNLNAFPVDRENPGPSVIKIPRQLIKEGKIVGIFPSGTRSTENAELKQGAITIAQLSKGKIVPAAYIGPRNVKEVLKRKKGYLIYGEPFTVEAGKEGREAATQHLENELNRLIGVLEELKKK